The following are encoded together in the Cololabis saira isolate AMF1-May2022 chromosome 5, fColSai1.1, whole genome shotgun sequence genome:
- the LOC133444453 gene encoding myosin heavy chain, fast skeletal muscle-like isoform X1: MSTDAEMALYGKAAIYLRKPEKERIEAQTRPFDAKSACYVADVKELYLKATILKKEGGKVTVKVLDTQEERTVKEDDINPMNPPKYDKMEDMAMMTHLNEATVLYNLKERYAAWMIYTYSGLFCATVNPYKWLPVYDSEVVSAYRGKKRMEAPPHIFSVSDNAYQFMLTDRQNQSVLITGESGAGKTVNTKRVIQYFATISVGGGKAKESSKMQVSYDDNFSHITRHLQENRSFSNMLLKPGVQGSLEDQIIAANPLLEAYGNAKTIRNDNSSRFGKFIRIHFGTTGKLSSADIETYLLEKSRVTFQLSDERGYHIFYQMMTNHKPEIIEMSLITSNPYDFPMCSMGQITVASIDDKEELDATDNAIDILGFNGEEKMGIYKLTGAVLHHGNMKFKQKQREEQAEPDGTENADKIAYLLGLNSADMLKGLCYPRVKVGNEFVTKGQTVPQVNNAVTALAKSIYGRMFDWMVVRINQMLATKQARNHFIGVLDIAGFEIFDFNTLEQLCINFTNEKLQQFFNHHMFVLEQEEYKKEGIIWEFIDFGMDLAACIELIEKPMGIFSILEEECMFPKADDTSFKNKLYDQHLGKNKAFEKPKPAKGKAEAHFSLVHYAGTVDYNICGWLDKNKDPLNESVLQLYGKASCKLVALLYPPAAPEEAGKKGGKKKGGSMQTVSSQFRENLGKLMTNLRSTHPHFVRCLIPNESKTPGLMENFLVIHQLRCNGVLEGIRICRKGFPSRILYADFKQRYKVLNASVIPEGQFIDNKKASEKLLGSIDVPQDEYRFGHTKVFFKAGLLGTLEEMRDEKLASLVTMTQALCRAYLMRKEFVVMMARRHAIYTIQYNVRSFMNVKHWPWMKVYYKIKPLLKSAETEKELMNMKENYEKMTADLAAALAKKKELEEKMVSILQEKNDLQLQVASETENLSDAEERCEGLIKSKIQLEAKLKETTERLEDEEEINAELTAKKRKLEDECSELKKDIDDLELTLAKVEKEKHATENKVKNLTEEMASQDESIAKLTKEKKALQEAHQQTLDDLQAEEDKVNTLTKSKTKLEQQVDDLEGSLEQEKKLRMDLERAKRKLEGDLKLAQESIMDLENDKQQSDEKIKKKDFEISQLLSKIEDEQSLGAQLQKKIKELQARIEELEEEIEAERAARAKVEKQRADLSRELEEISERLEEAGGATAAQIEMNKKREAEFQKLRRDLEESTLQHEATAAALRKKQADSVAELGEQIDNLQRVKQKLEKEKSEYKMEIDDLSSNMEAVAKSKGNLEKMCRTLEDQLSELKTKNDENMRQNNDMSAQKARLLTENGEFSRQIEEKEGLVSQLTRGKQAFTQQLEELKRHVEEEVKAKNALAHGLQSARHDCDLLREQFEEEQEAKAELQRGMSKANSEVAQWRTKYETDAIQRTEELEESKKKLAQRLQEAEEQIEAVNSKCASLEKTKQRLQSEVEDLMIDVERANGLAANLDKKQRNFDKVLAEWKQKYEEGQAELEGAQKEARTLSTELFKMKNSYEEALDQLETMKRENKNLQQEISDLTEQLGDTGKSIHELEKAKKQVETEKSEIQTALEEAEGTLEHEESKILRVQLELNQIKGEVDRKIAEKDEEMEQIKRNSQRVIDSMQSTLDAEVRSRNDALRIKKKMEGDLNEMEIQLSHANRQAAESQKQLRNVQAQLKDAQLHLDDAVRAQDDLKEQAAMVDRRNGLLVAEIEELRVALEQTERGRKVAEQELVDASERVGLLHSQNTSLINTKKKLESDLVQIQSEVDDTVQEARNAEDKAKKAITDAAMMAEELKKEQDTSAHLERMKKNLEVAVKDLQHRLDEAENLAMKGGKKQLQKLESRVRELEGEVEAEQRRGADSVKGVRKYERRVKELTYQTEEDKKNVNRLQDLVDKLQLKVKAYKRQADEAEEQANTHLSKSRKLQHELEEAEERADIAESQVNKMRVKSRDSGKVNMHTYYD; the protein is encoded by the exons ATGAGTACGGACGCGGAGATGGCCCTTTATGGCAAAGCTGCCATTTACCTTCGTAAGCCAGAAAAGGAGAGGATTGAGGCTCAGACCAGACCTTTTGATGCCAAGAGTGCCTGCTATGTTGCTGATGTCAAAGAACTGTACCTGAAGGCAACAATCCTCAAGAAAGAGGGTGGCAAAGTCACCGTCAAAGTCTTGGACACTCAGGAG GAGAGGACAGTCAAAGAAGATGACATCAATCCAATGAACCCTCCCAAGTACGACAAAATGGAGGACATGGCCATGATGACCCATCTCAATGAAGCCACTGTGCTGTATAATCTCAAAGAGCGTTATGCAGCATGGATGATCTAC ACCTACTCTGGGTTGTTCTGTGCAACTGTGAACCCCTACAAGTGGCTCCCAGTGTACGATTCCGAAGTCGTCTCTGCCTATAGAGGCAAGAAGCGTATGGAGGCTCCACCCCACATCTTCTCCGTCTCTGACAATGCCTATCAGTTCATGCTTACTG ATAGGCAGAACCAGTCTGTCCTGATCAC TGGAGAATCTGGTGCTGGAAAGACTGTGAACACCAAGCGTGTCATTCAGTACTTTGCTACAATCTCTGTTGGTGGGGGTAAGGCGAAGGAATCAAGTAAAATGCAGGTAAGTTATGATGACAACTTTTCACATATCACAAGACACCTACAGGAAAATAGGTCCTTTTCTAATATGCTTCTGAAACCTGGTGTACAGGGGTCGCTGGAGGATCAAATCATTGCAGCCAATCCCCTGCTGGAGGCTTATGGTAATGCCAAAACTATTAGGAATGACAACTCTTCTCGTTTT GGTAAATTCATCAGGATCCATTTCGGCACAACTGGCAAACTGTCTAGTGCTGATATTGAGACAT ACCTGCTGGAGAAGTCTAGAGTGACATTCCAGCTTTCTGATGAGAGAGGCTACCACATCTTCTACCAGATGATGACAAACCACAAACCAGAGATCATTG aaatgtcTCTGATCACAAGCAACCCCTATGACTTCCCCATGTGCAGCATGGGTCAGATCACTGTGGCCAGCATTGATGACAAAGAAGAGCTGGACGCCACTGAT AATGCCATTGATATCCTGGGCTTCAACGGAGAGGAGAAGATGGGCATCTACAAGTTGACTGGTGCTGTGCTTCACCATGGTAACATGAAGTTCAAGCAGAAGCAGCGTGAGGAGCAGGCTGAGCCTGACGGCACAGAGA ATGCTGACAAGATTGCTTACTTGTTGGGCCTGAACTCTGCTGATATGCTCAAGGGATTGTGCTATCCAAGAGTGAAGGTCGGGAATGAATTTGTCACCAAGGGACAGACTGTACCTCAG GTCAATAATGCTGTCACTGCCCTGGCCAAGTCCATCTATGGAAGGATGTTCGATTGGATGGTCGTCCGTATCAACCAGATGCTGGCCACTAAGCAAGCAAGAAACCACTTCATCGGTGTCCTGGACATTGCCGGCTTTGAAATCTTTGAT TTCAACACATTGGAGCAGCTGTGCATCAACTTCACCAATGAGAAACTGCAACAGTTCTTCAACCACCACATGTTTGTTCTGGAGCAAGAGGAGTACAAGAAGGAAGGCATCATTTGGGAGTTCATTGACTTTGGTATGGACTTGGCTGCCTGTATTGAGCTGATTGAAAAG CCAATGGGCATCTTCTCCATCCTCGAAGAGGAGTGCATGTTCCCCAAGGCCGATGACACTTCCTTCAAGAACAAGCTGTATGACCAGCATCTTGGCAAAAACAAGGCTTTTGAGAAGCCAAAACCTGCCAAGGGCAAGGCTGAGGCTCACTTCTCCCTGGTGCACTATGCTGGaactgtggactacaacatctGTGGTTGGCTGGACAAGAACAAGGATCCACTGAATGAGTCTGTTCTGCAGCTCTATGGGAAGGCATCATGCAAACTGGTGGCTCTCCTGTATCCTCCCGCTGCTCCTGAGG AGGCTggcaagaagggaggaaagaagaagggtGGTTCTATGCAGACTGTGTCATCACAGTTCAGG GAGAACTTGGGCAAGCTGATGACCAACCTGAGGAGTACCCATCCTCACTTTGTGCGCTGCCTCATTCCCAATGAGTCAAAGACTCCAG GCTTGATGGAGAACTTCCTGGTCATCCACCAGCTCAGGTGTAACGGTGTGCTGGAGGGTATCAGAATctgcagaaaaggtttccccAGCAGAATCCTCTATGCTGACTTCAAACAGAG ATACAAAGTACTGAATGCCAGTGTCATCCCTGAGGGTCAATTCATTGACAACAAGAAAGCCTCTGAGAAGCTGCTTGGATCAATTGACGTTCCTCAAGATGAGTACAGATTTGGACACACCAAG GTGTTCTTCAAGGCTGGTCTGCTGGGTACCCTTGAGGAGATGAGAGATGAAAAGTTGGCATCCCTGGTCACAATGACTCAGGCTCTCTGCCGTGCTTACCTCATGAGAAAGGAGTTTGTTGTTATGATGGCTAGGAggcac GCCATTTATACTATCCAGTATAATGTCCGCTCATTCATGAATGTGAAACACTGGCCATGGATGAAGGTTTATTACAAGATCAAGCCTCTCTTGAAGAGTGCTGAGACTGAGAAGGAGCTCATGAATATGAAGGAGAACTATGAGAAGATGACAGCAGACCTTGCTGCTGCCTTGGCCAAGAAAaaggagctggaggaaaagaTGGTGTCTATTCTGCAGGAGAAGAACGATCTGCAGCTGCAAGTGGCATCT GAAACAGAGAATCTGTCAGATGCTGAGGAGAGGTGCGAGGGTCTTATCAAGAGCAAGATTCAACTCGAGGCCAAACTCAAAGAGACCACTGAGAGActggaagatgaggaggaaatCAATGCTGAGCTTACTGCAAagaagaggaagctggaggaCGAATGCTCTGAGCTCAAAAAAGATATTGATGACCTGGAACTTACATTGGCCAAAGTGGAAAAGGAGAAACATGCCACTGAGAACAAG GTGAAGAACCTGACTGAGGAGATGGCCTCTCAGGATGAGAGCATTGCTAAACTGACCAAGGAGAAGAAAGCTCTTCAGGAAGCTCATCAGCAGACTCTTGATGACCTGCAGGCGGAGGAAGACAAAGTCAACACTCTGACCAAGTCCAAGACCAAGCTTGAGCAACAAGTTGATGAT CTTGAAGGTTCTCTGGAGCAAGAGAAGAAGCTTCGTATGGATCTTGAGAGAGCCAAGAGGAAGCTGGAAGGAGATCTGAAACTGGCCCAGGAATCCATAATGGATCTGGAGAATGACAAGCAGCAGTCTgatgagaaaattaaaaa GAAGGACTTTGAAATCAGCCAGCTCCTCAGCAAGATTGAAGATGAGCAGTCATTGGGTGCACAGCTTCAGAAGAAGATTAAGGAGCTTCAG GCCCGTattgaggagctggaggaggaaatCGAGGCGGAGCGCGCTGCTCGTGCCAAGGTTGAGAAGCAGAGAGCTGACCTCTCCAGGGAACTTGAGGAGATCAGTGAGAGGCTGGAGGAAGCTGGTGGCGCCACTGCTGCTCAGATTGAGATGAACAAGAAGCGCGAGGCTGAGTTCCAGAAGCTCCGTCGTGACCTTGAGGAGTCTACTCTGCAGCATGAAGCCACTGCTGCTGCTCTGCGCAAGAAGCAGGCCGACAGCGTTGCTGAGCTGGGAGAGCAGATCGACAACCTGCAGCGTGTCAAGCAGAAGCTTGAGAAAGAAAAGAGTGAATATAAGATGGAGATTGACGACCTCTCCAGCAACATGGAGGCTGTTGCTAAATCAAAG GGAAATCTTGAAAAGATGTGCCGTACTCTTGAGGACCAATTAAGTGAACTTAAGACCAAGAATGATGAAAACATGCGTCAGAACAATGACATGAGTGCACAGAAAGCACGTCTCCTCACAGAAAATG GTGAGTTCAGCCGTCAAATTGAGGAGAAAGAGGGTCTTGTTTCTCAGCTGACCAGAGGCAAACAGGCCTTCACCCAGCAGCTTGAGGAGCTGAAGAGACACGTTGAAGAGGAGGTCAAG GCCAAGAATGCTCTTGCCCATGGACTGCAATCAGCCCGCCATGACTGTGACCTGCTGAGGGAGCAGtttgaggaggagcaggaggccaAAGCTGAGCTGCAGCGTGGTATGTCCAAGGCCAACAGTGAGGTGGCTCAGTGGAGAACTAAGTATGAAACTGATGCCATCCAGCGCACAGAGGAGCTTGAGGAATCCAA GAAAAAGCTGGCCCAGCGTCTTCAGGAAGCTGAGGAGCAGATCGAGGCTGTGAACTCCAAGTGTGCATCTCTGGAGAAGACCAAACAGAGGCTCCAAAGTGAGGTGGAGGACCTCATGATTGATGTGGAGAGAGCCAACGGGCTGGCTGCCAACTTGGATAAGAAGCAGAGGAACTTTGATAAG GTGCTGGCAGAGTGGAAACAGAAGTATGAGGAGGGTCAGGCAGAGCTTGAAGGAGCTCAGAAGGAGGCTCGTACTCTGAGCACTGAACTGTTCAAGATGAAGAACTCTTATGAAGAAgctctggatcagctggagaccATGAAGCGTGAAAACAAGAACCTCCAAC AGGAGATCTCTGACCTGACTGAACAGCTTGGTGACACTGGCAAGAGCATCCATGAGCTGGAGAAGGCCAAGAAGCAGGTGGAGACAGAGAAGTCTGAGATCCAGACAGCTCTGGAGGAAGCTGAG GGAACTCTGGAGCATGAAGAGTCTAAGATCCTTCGTGTTCAGCTGGAGCTCAACCAGATTAAGGGTGAGGTGGACAGGAAGATTGCAGAGAAAGATGAGGAGATGGAGCAGATCAAGAGGAACAGCCAGAGGGTGATTGATTCCATGCAGAGCACTCTGGATGCTGAGGTCAGGAGCAGGAACGATGCCCTGAGAATCAAGAAGAAGATGGAAGGAGATCTGAATGAGATGGAGATTCAGCTGAGTCATGCCAATCGCCAGGCTGCTGAGTCCCAGAAACAGTTGAGGAACGTTCAGGCACAGCTGAAG GACGCTCAACTGCATCTTGATGATGCCGTCAGAGCCCAGGATGACCTCAAGGAACAAGCTGCTATGGTGGATCGCAGAAACGGTCTCTTAGTGGCTGAAATTGAGGAACTCAGAGTTGCTctggaacagacagagagaggcCGCAAAGTCGCAGAGCAGGAACTGGTGGATGCCAGCGAACGTGTCGGACTTCTGCACTCTCAG AACACAAGCCTCATCAACACCAAGAAGAAGCTTGAAAGTGACCTGGTTCAGATCCAGAGTGAAGTTGATGATACTGTTCAGGAAGCAAGGAATGCAGAGGACAAGGCCAAGAAGGCCATCACTGAT GCTGCTATGATGGCTGAAGAGCTGAAGAAGGAACAGGACACCAGTGCTCACCTGGAGAGGATGAAGAAGAACCTGGAGGTTGCTGTTAAGGACCTGCAGCATCGCCTGGATGAGGCTGAGAACTTGGCCATGAAGGGTGGCAAGAAGCAGCTCCAAAAACTCGAGTCTAGG GTGCGTGAGCTGGAGGGCGAGGTTGAAGCTGAGCAAAGACGTGGTGCAGATTCTGTTAAGGGTGTCCGCAAATATGAGAGAAGAGTGAAGGAGCTCACCTATCAG ACTGAGGAAGATAAGAAAAACGTTAATAGGCTGCAGGATCTGGTGGACAAACTGCAGCTCAAGGTGAAGGCCTACAAGAGGCAGGCTGATGAAGCG GAGGAGCAGGCCAACACTCATCTGTCCAAGTCTAGGAAGCTCCAGCATGAGCTTGAGGAGGCTGAGGAGCGTGCTGACATTGCAGAGTCTCAAGTCAACAAGATGAGAGTAAAGAGCCGTGACTCTGGCAAGGTGAATATGCACACATATTATGACTGA